The stretch of DNA TGCGCTGTGAAAATGGTCGCCAATCTTCAATCCCAAATTTTTGGCGACAACTGCACCTGCCGTTACTTCATACTCTTTCGTCCAAAGTTTGCCTTCCTTCAATGCAATGCCATAATGCTCGGGATAGTCTTTATTGGTGCCTACGATTCGATAACCTTTGTAGCTATCGCCATACGCTAAGGGAATCGCCTGTTGAATAATTGGATTTTTCAATAAACTCTCTGCTTCTTCCAAGGAAATATTGCCCGTAGGATTGTCAATATGATAGACACTCGACAAAATCAATTGCAGTGGGCTTCCTTTAGCTCCTACTACCATGTCGATACCACTAATATTGCGCTTGAATTGTTCGTCCAGTTGTTTGTTCAAAATCAACAACATAGATACCAATGCGACACCTAAGGTGAGCAATAACAAGCTTAAAAAAGTATTCAAAGGCTTGGCTCTTAAATTGCTCCAGCTAAGTTTTATTAGGTTCATTGTTGTATAGTTATATGGCTAAATGAGTGTATTATACTTAAACAATCAAATTTCAATCTGCTCCGAAAAAACCTCTTTTAACCGTTGGTCATGTGTCACGATTATCAAAGTCGCATTTGCCTCCGAAGCCTGTTCCTTCAATAGGTCAATTACTTCAAAACAATTGGCATCATCCAAAGCAGCCGTTGGTTCATCCGCCAAAATAATGGCAGGACGGTTCAACAAAGCACGAGCAATAGCGACTCTTTGCTGCTCACCTTGACTCAGTTCAGATGTTTTATTGTTCAATTTACTGCTCAAATGCAATCGCTTCAACAAGTGTTTCACCCGTTCTATATCTTGAGATTCTCCTGCTAAATACTGCGCCAAAAGCAAATTGTCTTTCACATTCAAGGAGGTCACAAAATGCGATTTTTGGAATACAATACCTATGTGTTTCCCTCGAAACTTATCCAATTGTCTGGTCGACAATTGGGTAAGATCTGTATCTCCCACTTCAATTTTGCCCGAAGTAGGTCGCAACAACCCTGCAATTAAATGTAAAAAAGTAGTTTTGCCTTTGCCCGAACCTCCAATAATCAGCAAATGCGTTGATTTATTCGCTTCAATGTCAGGAAATTGAAAGTGATTACGGGTATCATACTCAAATTGAAGAGAAGAAGTTTTTAGCATAATCCAATACTTTTGCAACACTGTTGCAAGTTTAGCGTTTAATAATTATCTTTGTGTCAAAGTTAGCACTTTTTATAGGTTGATTTTTACTCCAATAAATTTAAAAACGTCCATTTCAGATGAAAGTAGATTCTCTTTCAGATAAAGCAGATTTCATCGGCATCGCAAGTGCGGTTCTTTGCTTGATTCATTGTCTTGTTCCTCCCATTCTTTTTCTATTTTTTGGACACCTCATTGAACACGCCCACGATCATTTTTTTAGATGGGACTATTTCTTCCTAATTATCAGCTCTTATGCTGTTTACCATTCCAGCCATCACGCAGCGAATACTTACATTAAGGGAGTATTGTGGGTTTCTTTTGCCATTTTGTGCATTGCCATTGTATTCCACCAAATTCCAACTATGCACTATATTGCTTACCTTGCTTCTTTAGGGCTAATCAGTGGTCATTTAATCAATCTAAAAATGATGCGTTCGTAGTATTAACTGGTGAGCGGTGATTGGTTCTTTATAAAATTGATTTTCAGTTGCTAATCACACTATTCACCATGTATACCATAATCACTATCCAATGTGTATTCATCCTGGCTGCTATCCTTCAAATTCTTATTTACTTAGGTATATTCAGTCGTTTGGCTTTTTACAAACCTACTTTTTCACCTTCCCGAAATCCTTCTTTTGCAGAAAATAACTTGCCTATCTCTGTGGTAATATGCGCCCGAAATGAAGCAGAAAATTTGCAAAAATATTTACCACTTATTCTGCAACAAAAATACCC from Chitinophagales bacterium encodes:
- a CDS encoding ABC transporter ATP-binding protein, with protein sequence MLKTSSLQFEYDTRNHFQFPDIEANKSTHLLIIGGSGKGKTTFLHLIAGLLRPTSGKIEVGDTDLTQLSTRQLDKFRGKHIGIVFQKSHFVTSLNVKDNLLLAQYLAGESQDIERVKHLLKRLHLSSKLNNKTSELSQGEQQRVAIARALLNRPAIILADEPTAALDDANCFEVIDLLKEQASEANATLIIVTHDQRLKEVFSEQIEI
- a CDS encoding MerC domain-containing protein, which encodes MKVDSLSDKADFIGIASAVLCLIHCLVPPILFLFFGHLIEHAHDHFFRWDYFFLIISSYAVYHSSHHAANTYIKGVLWVSFAILCIAIVFHQIPTMHYIAYLASLGLISGHLINLKMMRS